In one Methylocaldum szegediense genomic region, the following are encoded:
- a CDS encoding response regulator: MRILLVEDDPSLGATLQSWLQLDGYAVDWVRRGDLAETALRTQPYQCVLLDRGLPGLSGDGLLSGLRARRSDVPVLMITARDTLHDRIEGLDLGADDYLVKPFDLEELSARIRAAIRRGARQATAVLRHGRIELDPAAKQVRRDGEPVVLTAREFAVLHALMLHGQQTLSRAQLEDVLYGWGEEVESNAVEVHVHHLRRKLGRGLIRTVRGLGYALAPPP, encoded by the coding sequence ATGCGAATTCTGCTTGTCGAAGATGACCCCTCGCTCGGAGCCACACTCCAATCTTGGCTCCAACTCGACGGCTACGCTGTCGACTGGGTACGGCGTGGCGATCTCGCCGAAACCGCGCTGCGGACGCAGCCCTATCAGTGCGTCCTGCTCGATCGCGGCCTGCCCGGACTCAGCGGCGATGGGCTGCTGTCCGGCCTGCGCGCTCGCCGCAGCGACGTGCCGGTGCTGATGATCACCGCCCGCGACACTCTGCACGATCGCATCGAAGGACTCGATCTCGGCGCCGATGATTACCTCGTCAAACCGTTCGACCTGGAGGAACTATCGGCGCGTATTCGTGCCGCGATCCGGCGCGGTGCGCGACAGGCCACTGCCGTGCTGCGTCACGGCCGGATCGAACTCGATCCCGCCGCCAAACAGGTCCGCCGCGACGGCGAACCGGTCGTACTCACCGCGCGCGAGTTTGCGGTGCTGCACGCGTTGATGCTGCACGGGCAACAGACGCTCAGCCGGGCACAGCTCGAAGACGTGCTATACGGTTGGGGCGAGGAAGTGGAGAGCAATGCGGTCGAGGTACACGTCCATCACCTGCGCCGGAAACTCGGCCGGGGTCTGATTCGCACCGTGCGCGGCCTCGGCTACGCCTTGGCTCCGCCGCCATGA
- a CDS encoding ATP-binding protein codes for MIRFDRLRRSIGRAPGPGRPYSLRRRLLASLLGASALLWLVSLGIMVGIAWDETNEVFDDGLEDAAYLIRAAAAGLPQPGAPIADPIDRDGRHAGLYYQIIAGDRVLRRAGTAPEEPFVTGFDKRKGFRTVLIGVVPWRVFVLRSRDNSFEVQVGQPLEARTEILEELAENLTWPALGLLALLGAVIWLAVGRLVRPIEQTAFAIAQKTPEDLTPVAVADPPLELSPIIASLNTVFARLDKALQSERRFTADAAHELRTPLAALRMKIQLLERQHPEHQSSLRMLRDDADRCTALVENLLALARLDADRPDLLAREPVALPTLLDELRRFYAGQAETRQIELQIDCRAAMLYGNAELLRVALRNLLDNALRYCPPHSRVRIEAQSSAQGVRLAVRDDGPGVPEAQRDRLAERFFRVLGTDQTGSGLGLSIVERIAALHGAALRFEDGLDRRGLGVILDFPQI; via the coding sequence ATGATCCGTTTCGATCGGCTTCGGAGGTCCATAGGGAGGGCTCCCGGTCCTGGCCGCCCCTATTCGCTGCGCCGACGGCTGCTCGCCTCTCTGCTGGGCGCGAGCGCGCTGCTTTGGCTGGTCAGCCTGGGGATCATGGTCGGCATCGCCTGGGACGAAACCAACGAGGTCTTCGACGATGGTCTCGAAGACGCCGCCTATCTCATCCGGGCGGCCGCCGCCGGCCTACCGCAGCCGGGCGCGCCCATCGCCGATCCCATCGACCGGGACGGCCGCCATGCCGGGCTGTACTACCAGATTATCGCCGGCGACCGCGTCCTGCGCCGCGCCGGAACGGCGCCCGAGGAGCCGTTCGTGACCGGTTTCGACAAGCGCAAGGGCTTTCGCACGGTTCTGATCGGCGTCGTGCCGTGGCGGGTGTTCGTGTTGCGCAGCCGGGATAACAGCTTCGAAGTACAGGTCGGTCAGCCCTTGGAGGCGCGCACGGAAATCCTCGAGGAACTGGCCGAGAATCTGACCTGGCCGGCCCTGGGCCTTTTGGCGCTGCTCGGCGCGGTCATCTGGCTGGCGGTCGGCCGGCTGGTCCGTCCGATCGAGCAGACCGCATTCGCCATCGCCCAGAAGACGCCAGAGGACCTGACACCGGTGGCGGTTGCCGACCCGCCGCTGGAACTGTCGCCGATCATCGCTTCGCTCAACACCGTCTTCGCCCGCCTGGACAAGGCGCTGCAATCGGAGCGCCGTTTCACCGCCGACGCCGCTCACGAGTTGCGCACTCCGCTGGCGGCGCTACGCATGAAGATTCAGCTGCTGGAGCGCCAGCACCCCGAACACCAATCCTCGCTGCGGATGCTGCGCGACGACGCCGACCGCTGCACCGCCCTGGTCGAAAACCTGCTCGCGCTCGCTCGCCTCGATGCCGATCGCCCGGATCTTCTCGCCCGCGAGCCGGTTGCGCTGCCCACACTGCTCGACGAACTGCGCCGGTTCTATGCCGGGCAGGCCGAAACCCGGCAGATCGAGCTGCAGATCGACTGCCGGGCAGCCATGCTGTACGGCAATGCAGAGCTGCTGCGCGTGGCCTTGCGCAACCTGCTCGACAACGCGCTGCGCTACTGCCCGCCGCACAGCCGCGTGCGGATCGAGGCGCAATCCAGCGCTCAAGGGGTGCGCCTCGCCGTGCGCGACGACGGTCCCGGCGTGCCGGAAGCCCAGCGTGACCGACTGGCAGAACGGTTCTTCCGCGTGCTCGGCACCGACCAGACGGGCAGCGGACTGGGCCTGTCGATCGTCGAACGCATCGCCGCGCTGCACGGCGCTGCCTTGCGCTTCGAAGACGGGCTCGATCGTCGCGGGCTGGGCGTGATCCTGGATTTCCCGCAGATCTGA
- a CDS encoding YgiW/YdeI family stress tolerance OB fold protein — protein MKRLLIAGVLGLAATAALAEYTGPSAVPAMTVKQLLETGVDDQYATLQGRLVSHEGGKHYTFADDTGQLRVEISPKRLPAGQPLDAKTRVEITGEFDKDFGEPPELEVEQIKILP, from the coding sequence ATGAAACGCTTACTGATTGCGGGCGTTCTCGGTCTCGCCGCCACCGCCGCGCTGGCGGAATACACCGGCCCGAGCGCCGTGCCCGCCATGACCGTCAAGCAGCTGCTGGAAACCGGCGTGGACGATCAATACGCCACGCTGCAGGGCCGGCTGGTGTCCCACGAGGGCGGCAAGCACTACACCTTCGCCGACGATACCGGCCAGTTGCGGGTGGAGATTTCCCCCAAGCGACTGCCGGCCGGCCAGCCGCTCGATGCCAAGACGCGGGTGGAGATCACCGGCGAGTTCGACAAGGACTTCGGCGAGCCGCCGGAACTGGAAGTCGAGCAGATCAAGATTCTGCCTTGA
- a CDS encoding DUF2490 domain-containing protein, with amino-acid sequence MRRVHSDAPTHSGKPSRRRVPAWLFRLGLAAGMLLATGAQADSVESMAGNWSSLTLSGDFGDFSPRLQEFRWFLMNQTRLRDDNPDAWRLSEDLLRFQLGYDLNSYASVWLGYVNEWHHSLGKAAFQESRPYAALQFDFPIAGFKAQVRTRIEQRINRVTGNVGVRLRQALKLRLPLEFIDPKLSLYLGDEVFGYLNTNTFGPTGFSENRAMAGFGLKLTRRLSVDLGYLGQTIQKISGDVTLTHNVYANVSYRF; translated from the coding sequence ATGCGCAGAGTTCATTCGGACGCGCCAACCCACTCCGGGAAGCCCAGCCGCCGCCGTGTCCCGGCCTGGTTATTCCGGCTCGGCCTGGCCGCCGGCATGCTCCTGGCCACCGGGGCGCAGGCCGACTCGGTCGAAAGCATGGCGGGTAACTGGAGTTCGCTCACCCTGTCCGGAGATTTCGGCGATTTCTCGCCCAGGCTTCAGGAATTCCGCTGGTTTCTCATGAATCAGACCCGCCTGCGGGACGACAATCCCGATGCGTGGCGCCTCTCCGAGGACCTGCTTAGGTTTCAACTGGGCTACGACCTGAATTCATACGCCAGCGTCTGGCTGGGCTATGTTAACGAGTGGCACCATTCGCTGGGCAAGGCGGCGTTCCAGGAAAGCAGGCCCTACGCGGCTCTCCAGTTCGACTTTCCGATCGCGGGATTCAAAGCCCAGGTCCGCACCCGCATCGAACAGCGGATCAACCGCGTTACGGGCAATGTAGGCGTTCGCCTGAGGCAGGCGCTCAAGCTTCGGCTACCGCTCGAATTCATCGATCCCAAGCTGTCCCTCTACCTGGGAGACGAGGTGTTCGGCTATCTGAACACCAACACTTTCGGGCCAACCGGTTTCAGCGAAAACCGCGCCATGGCGGGATTCGGTCTGAAACTGACCCGGCGGCTCAGCGTTGACCTGGGATATCTGGGGCAAACCATTCAGAAAATCAGTGGCGACGTGACCCTCACGCACAATGTTTATGCCAACGTGAGTTATCGGTTTTGA
- a CDS encoding cytochrome b → MNDAVQKIRKARLPLRILHWLTAIAITFAWIFVYSKGLFAKGSPERVFLTGAHVFAGLTVLTLLPLRVAARWLWALPAIEPSPPLWQMRLSSVVQILLYAGMLSTPVLGVLLMQSSGKELAFLGLTLPALVDANKTLSHTIRAFSFCLYGMAGVAEVIYP, encoded by the coding sequence ATGAACGATGCCGTACAAAAAATCAGAAAAGCCCGATTGCCCTTGCGCATTCTGCATTGGCTAACCGCAATCGCCATCACTTTCGCGTGGATATTCGTTTACTCGAAGGGTCTGTTCGCGAAGGGATCCCCGGAACGCGTATTTCTTACCGGGGCACACGTCTTTGCGGGGCTGACGGTGCTGACATTATTGCCGCTGCGTGTCGCGGCAAGATGGCTCTGGGCATTGCCCGCGATCGAACCTAGTCCGCCATTGTGGCAGATGCGATTATCCAGCGTGGTACAGATTCTGCTTTATGCCGGCATGCTTTCGACCCCTGTGTTGGGTGTGCTGCTTATGCAAAGCAGTGGAAAGGAACTTGCTTTTCTCGGCTTGACGCTGCCAGCCCTGGTTGACGCAAACAAGACACTGTCGCACACGATTAGAGCGTTTTCATTTTGTTTATACGGCATGGCTGGCGTTGCGGAAGTCATTTACCCGTAG
- a CDS encoding cytochrome b/b6 domain-containing protein yields the protein MIRGVFGAVRLAHRHPTTLVVVSETGFSAAYERANDLHPSDGQSFLQRFKEAHEALGVAMLYLVIAHAAAAVWHHFIRRDNALRRVL from the coding sequence ATGATCCGCGGTGTATTTGGTGCGGTTCGCCTCGCTCACCGGCACCCTACAACATTGGTTGTGGTGAGCGAAACGGGCTTTTCCGCCGCCTACGAACGGGCAAACGATCTTCACCCGTCAGACGGCCAGTCGTTCCTTCAGCGCTTTAAGGAAGCGCACGAGGCATTGGGCGTTGCGATGTTGTACCTGGTCATCGCACATGCCGCCGCGGCAGTATGGCATCATTTCATCCGCCGGGATAACGCTTTGCGGCGCGTCTTGTAA
- the zwf gene encoding glucose-6-phosphate dehydrogenase, with translation MERRTHPQSTLFVLFGAAGDLSWRLIVPALYRLYIDKHLPDRFHLIGVDRMPLGPEELARHYAEKLAESGEDIEKDERWAGFCRSLGYISGDLKDPAVYRQLRTLMQAREQEWRESCQQVYYMATPPFLFADIASNLGRAQLHRDRKRARIVVEKPLGRDLASFQAINRALTEYFHENQIYRIDHFLGKETVQNILALRFANSIFEPIWDRRYVDHVAITVAETLGVEHRGSYYDHAGALRDMVQNHLMQLLCLVAMEPPAVYDADDIRNRKMDVMHALRPIPPEQVAQRAVRGQYGAGWINGCRVPAYREEPGVAPDSDTETYAALKLYVDNWRWQDVPFYLRTGKRMAADVSEISIRFRPVPHRAFPAAGSEDTHPVALTLRIQPEESIVLHFFVKEPGSRARLRRVRMDFNYLDAFKVATPTAYETLLRDVIAGDASLFMRADQVEASWRLLMPVLDTWSDTKPTDFPNYAAGSGGPEAANILTAVDGHSWLTAF, from the coding sequence ATGGAACGGCGTACCCATCCACAAAGCACTTTGTTCGTCCTCTTTGGCGCGGCCGGCGATCTGTCCTGGCGGTTGATCGTTCCGGCGTTGTACCGGCTTTATATCGACAAGCACCTGCCGGATCGCTTCCACCTGATCGGCGTTGACCGGATGCCGCTCGGGCCCGAGGAACTGGCCCGCCATTACGCCGAAAAGCTGGCCGAATCCGGCGAGGACATTGAAAAAGACGAACGCTGGGCCGGGTTTTGTCGAAGCTTGGGCTACATCAGCGGCGACCTCAAGGACCCGGCGGTGTACCGGCAGCTGCGCACGCTGATGCAGGCGCGCGAACAAGAGTGGAGGGAGTCTTGCCAGCAGGTTTATTACATGGCAACGCCGCCGTTTCTGTTCGCCGACATTGCCTCCAACCTGGGACGGGCACAATTGCACAGAGACCGGAAGCGGGCGCGCATCGTGGTGGAGAAGCCTTTGGGACGGGACCTGGCCTCCTTTCAGGCGATCAATCGGGCGCTGACCGAGTACTTTCACGAGAACCAGATCTACCGCATCGATCATTTCCTGGGCAAGGAAACGGTGCAGAACATTCTGGCTCTGCGCTTCGCCAATTCCATCTTCGAGCCGATCTGGGATCGGCGTTACGTGGATCACGTGGCGATCACCGTGGCTGAGACGTTGGGCGTAGAGCACCGCGGCAGCTACTACGATCACGCAGGAGCCCTGCGGGACATGGTGCAGAATCATCTTATGCAGCTGCTTTGTCTGGTGGCCATGGAACCACCGGCTGTATACGACGCCGACGATATCCGCAACCGAAAGATGGACGTGATGCATGCGCTTCGCCCCATTCCGCCGGAGCAGGTCGCGCAACGCGCGGTGCGGGGGCAGTATGGCGCCGGGTGGATCAACGGCTGCCGGGTGCCCGCCTATCGGGAGGAACCGGGTGTCGCTCCGGATTCCGACACCGAGACCTATGCCGCCCTCAAGCTCTATGTGGACAATTGGCGTTGGCAGGACGTACCGTTCTATCTCCGCACCGGTAAGCGTATGGCGGCGGATGTCTCGGAGATTTCCATCCGTTTCAGGCCGGTTCCGCATCGGGCTTTCCCGGCCGCCGGCAGCGAGGATACCCACCCGGTCGCCTTGACGCTCCGCATCCAGCCCGAGGAATCCATCGTCCTGCACTTCTTTGTCAAGGAGCCGGGGTCCCGCGCGCGTCTCAGGCGGGTGCGGATGGATTTCAATTATCTGGACGCCTTCAAGGTCGCGACGCCTACCGCCTACGAGACCCTGCTGCGGGATGTCATAGCCGGAGACGCGAGTTTATTCATGCGGGCCGACCAGGTGGAAGCCTCCTGGCGCTTGCTGATGCCGGTATTGGACACCTGGAGCGACACGAAGCCGACGGATTTTCCCAACTATGCCGCCGGCTCCGGAGGTCCGGAGGCGGCCAACATTCTCACCGCCGTCGACGGACACAGCTGGCTGACGGCGTTTTGA
- a CDS encoding TolC family protein, whose translation MGLMLHACGIPEITIKKADTQLPDRFKLNLAEKANSGTVKWEDFFEDPNLLSLIDIAIANNKEVNMMLQRISTAENEIQARRGAYLPSVNIGIGADGEKVGKYTRNGAVEENLKLANGQPFPAFLGNYQFGLFSTWEIDIWKKLRNAKQVAVLEYMASQEGKNFLVTNLVSEIAHAYYELMALDNQLENLEQNIAIQQNGLEVVKQLQIYARTTTLAVKRYQAEVAKNQSKKSGLMQQITEVENRINFLLGRAPQPIQRASRSFMDIKPKILNAGIPSQLLQNRPDIRKAELELAAAELNIEVARANFYPSFGIKAGIGFEAFALKYLINTPESLAAMVAGELVAPLVNKNAIIAEYKNASAKQIQAAYEYEQTILNAYTEVANQLSKIDNLDKAYRLKKEQVDSLAQSIDVAGQLFKSARADYLEVLLTQRDALDAKKELIETKLQQLNAVVDLYRSLGGGWQ comes from the coding sequence ATGGGATTAATGTTACATGCTTGTGGAATTCCAGAAATAACAATCAAGAAAGCAGATACGCAACTTCCTGATAGATTCAAGCTAAACCTTGCGGAAAAGGCTAACTCGGGCACCGTGAAATGGGAGGACTTTTTCGAAGACCCGAATTTATTGAGCCTGATCGATATCGCCATCGCCAATAACAAGGAAGTCAATATGATGCTGCAGCGTATTAGCACTGCGGAAAATGAGATTCAAGCACGCCGAGGGGCCTATTTACCTTCCGTTAATATAGGTATTGGCGCAGATGGAGAAAAAGTCGGCAAGTATACGCGTAATGGCGCTGTCGAGGAGAATCTGAAGCTAGCTAATGGCCAGCCATTCCCAGCATTTCTAGGTAATTATCAATTCGGGCTGTTTTCGACCTGGGAGATCGACATTTGGAAAAAGCTGAGGAACGCGAAGCAGGTGGCCGTGCTGGAATACATGGCCAGTCAGGAAGGGAAAAACTTTTTGGTAACGAATTTGGTCAGCGAGATTGCCCATGCGTACTATGAGCTCATGGCATTGGACAATCAGCTTGAGAATCTGGAGCAAAATATCGCAATTCAGCAAAACGGTTTGGAGGTGGTGAAGCAGCTCCAGATTTATGCCAGAACCACTACGCTTGCGGTCAAGCGTTACCAAGCGGAAGTGGCAAAAAACCAAAGCAAAAAGTCTGGGTTAATGCAGCAGATCACGGAGGTCGAAAATCGCATCAACTTTTTGTTGGGGAGAGCGCCGCAGCCTATCCAGCGGGCCTCGCGCAGTTTTATGGATATCAAACCCAAAATACTCAACGCGGGCATTCCGTCGCAATTGCTGCAAAATCGGCCTGATATCAGAAAAGCGGAGCTTGAACTTGCGGCTGCAGAGCTAAATATAGAAGTGGCCAGAGCTAATTTCTATCCATCCTTCGGTATAAAGGCGGGAATAGGTTTTGAGGCTTTTGCTCTCAAGTACTTGATCAATACGCCGGAGTCGTTGGCGGCGATGGTGGCCGGGGAATTGGTGGCGCCGTTAGTTAACAAGAACGCCATTATTGCAGAATACAAGAACGCAAGCGCCAAGCAGATTCAGGCGGCATATGAATACGAGCAAACCATACTGAATGCTTATACCGAAGTCGCCAACCAGCTTTCGAAAATAGATAATCTGGATAAAGCTTATCGGCTCAAGAAGGAGCAGGTTGATTCGCTCGCCCAATCGATCGATGTGGCAGGCCAGCTGTTCAAATCCGCGCGTGCGGACTATCTGGAGGTATTGTTAACACAAAGGGATGCCTTGGATGCAAAAAAGGAACTCATTGAAACGAAACTGCAACAGCTCAATGCCGTTGTGGATCTTTATCGATCGCTCGGCGGGGGATGGCAGTAA
- a CDS encoding efflux RND transporter permease subunit, producing the protein MFNVFIKRPVMAIVLSLLFLFMGGLAVRSLPISQFPDIAPPRVIVSLAFPGASADVLVKSSLITIERAINGVPGMKYIISDATSAGEATIQVLFDLSVDPNVAMVNVKTRLDQVMNRLPKLVQLEGVVVERVQPSMLMYINLYSTDKNADQKFLYNYANVHVIPEIQRVYGIAQAKILGSRQYAMRIWLNPDRMRAYNVSIDEVMDAIARQSVIGRPGRIGQSTGITAQSKEYVLVYQGRYNKPEQYEDIIIRATPEGKMLRIKDIAKVSLSSEFYDIYSDKDSFPSASIVLKQNYGSNASKVIEDVKEKLKELKESFPEGMDYEINYDVSRFVEASIEKVLHTLAEAFVLVTLVVFVFLGDWRSTLIPILAVPVSLIGSFAVMSAFGLSINLITLFALVLAIGIVVDDAIVVVEAVHAKMEIEHISPYVAAQKVLGEIGGAIIAITLVMTSVFVPIAFMTGPVGVFYRQFSIAMASSIIISAIVALSLAPVLCAMILKNPHGRPKSKTPINLFIDGFNYIFEKATGRYIKLLNVVVTRRIVTFLALAGFSFGIFAVNQTLPAGFIPGEDQGMIYAIIQTPPGSTLEVTYEVARKLESVARQIEGVQSVSSLAGYEVLTEGRGSNAGTCIINLKDWSERKVSVQDVIRELEEKTRDFGAVIEFFQPPAVPGYGAASGLAFRLLDKTSDTDYYEFDKINQEFMEALRKRKELTGLFTFYAANYPQYELIIDNQLAMQKGVSIDKAMENLDIMIGSTYEQGFIRFNNFFKVYVQALPEFRRFPTDVLNYYVKNENGEMVPYSAFMTLKKRQGPNEITRYNLYNSAAIRAEPASGYTTGDAIKAVQEVAAATLPRGYDIAWEGLSFDEAARGNEALVIFVVVIAFVYLVLAAQYESFVLPLAVLFSLPAGIFGSFLLLKATGLANDVYSQVGLVMLIGLLGKNAVLIVEYAVQKQAQGMSVREAAIEGAKARFRPILMTSFAFIAGLVPLAVATGAGAVGNRTIGTSALGGMLFGTLFGVLLIPGLYYVFAKMTEGKRLIKDEDINPLTETYQYGTNDVEE; encoded by the coding sequence ATGTTCAATGTTTTTATCAAGCGGCCTGTCATGGCGATCGTGTTATCGCTGCTCTTTCTGTTCATGGGCGGGTTGGCAGTCCGGTCCTTGCCCATTTCCCAATTTCCGGATATTGCACCGCCCCGCGTGATCGTTTCCTTGGCGTTTCCCGGTGCAAGCGCGGATGTGCTGGTGAAATCGTCGTTAATCACGATCGAACGCGCCATCAACGGCGTTCCCGGCATGAAATACATCATCTCGGATGCAACGAGCGCCGGTGAAGCGACCATTCAGGTTCTGTTCGACCTGAGCGTCGATCCTAACGTAGCGATGGTCAACGTGAAGACACGCCTGGACCAAGTCATGAACCGATTGCCGAAGCTGGTTCAGCTGGAAGGGGTGGTGGTCGAACGGGTACAGCCCAGTATGCTCATGTACATCAACCTGTACAGCACGGACAAAAACGCGGACCAGAAATTTCTATACAACTATGCCAACGTCCATGTAATCCCGGAAATCCAGCGCGTGTATGGTATTGCGCAAGCCAAGATATTGGGCAGCCGCCAATATGCGATGCGGATTTGGCTGAATCCGGACCGGATGAGGGCTTATAACGTCTCGATCGATGAAGTGATGGATGCCATCGCCAGGCAAAGTGTTATCGGTCGGCCGGGGCGAATCGGGCAAAGTACGGGTATTACCGCCCAATCCAAAGAGTATGTGTTGGTTTACCAAGGGCGGTACAACAAGCCGGAACAGTATGAAGACATCATCATACGCGCCACGCCCGAAGGAAAGATGCTGCGCATTAAAGATATCGCCAAAGTCAGTCTAAGCAGCGAGTTTTACGATATCTACTCCGATAAGGACTCCTTTCCTTCGGCTTCGATCGTGCTTAAACAAAACTATGGGAGTAACGCCAGCAAAGTCATCGAGGACGTGAAGGAGAAATTGAAAGAATTGAAGGAGTCGTTCCCTGAGGGTATGGACTATGAAATCAACTACGACGTGTCGAGATTCGTCGAGGCCTCGATTGAAAAAGTCCTGCACACCCTAGCGGAAGCATTCGTGCTGGTAACGCTGGTGGTATTTGTTTTCTTGGGGGATTGGCGCTCCACCCTGATTCCCATTTTGGCGGTCCCTGTTTCGTTAATCGGCTCCTTCGCCGTGATGTCGGCATTCGGACTTTCCATCAACCTGATTACCCTGTTTGCCTTGGTTTTGGCGATCGGTATCGTGGTCGACGACGCCATCGTGGTAGTCGAAGCCGTGCATGCCAAAATGGAGATCGAACATATTTCCCCGTATGTTGCTGCGCAAAAAGTTCTTGGGGAAATCGGTGGCGCCATTATCGCGATTACCCTGGTCATGACCTCGGTTTTCGTTCCCATCGCCTTTATGACCGGCCCGGTCGGCGTGTTTTATCGGCAGTTTTCGATAGCCATGGCGTCGTCGATTATCATCTCGGCGATCGTGGCCTTATCGCTCGCTCCGGTTCTGTGCGCGATGATTCTGAAAAATCCCCACGGCAGGCCCAAGAGTAAAACTCCGATTAACTTATTCATCGATGGCTTCAACTATATCTTCGAGAAAGCAACAGGACGGTACATTAAGCTGCTGAATGTCGTCGTCACCCGGCGGATCGTTACGTTTTTAGCGTTGGCTGGGTTTTCTTTCGGTATTTTTGCAGTGAATCAAACCCTACCCGCCGGCTTTATTCCCGGCGAAGACCAAGGGATGATCTATGCGATTATTCAAACACCCCCGGGTTCGACGCTCGAAGTCACCTACGAAGTGGCGCGAAAGCTCGAAAGCGTGGCCAGACAAATTGAAGGCGTGCAATCGGTTTCTTCCTTGGCGGGCTACGAGGTACTGACCGAAGGACGCGGTTCCAATGCGGGTACTTGTATTATCAATCTGAAAGATTGGTCTGAGCGTAAAGTATCCGTACAAGATGTGATCCGAGAATTGGAGGAAAAAACCCGCGATTTCGGCGCCGTCATCGAGTTCTTCCAACCGCCGGCAGTCCCCGGCTACGGCGCAGCTTCCGGATTGGCATTTCGGTTATTGGATAAGACTTCGGATACGGATTACTATGAGTTTGACAAAATCAACCAGGAATTCATGGAAGCTTTACGCAAGCGCAAAGAACTAACCGGTTTATTTACCTTTTACGCAGCCAACTATCCGCAGTATGAACTGATCATCGATAACCAGCTCGCCATGCAAAAAGGCGTCTCAATCGATAAAGCGATGGAGAACTTGGACATCATGATCGGCAGTACTTACGAGCAAGGCTTTATCCGCTTCAATAACTTTTTCAAGGTCTATGTCCAGGCGCTGCCCGAATTCCGGCGTTTTCCCACGGACGTATTGAATTACTACGTGAAAAACGAAAACGGCGAAATGGTGCCCTACTCCGCCTTTATGACCCTTAAAAAACGGCAAGGTCCGAACGAAATTACCCGCTACAACCTCTACAACTCGGCGGCTATCCGTGCCGAGCCCGCCTCCGGCTATACCACCGGAGATGCCATCAAAGCCGTCCAGGAAGTCGCCGCCGCCACCTTGCCCCGCGGTTATGACATTGCCTGGGAAGGACTGTCGTTCGACGAAGCCGCTCGCGGTAACGAGGCATTGGTGATCTTCGTGGTCGTGATCGCGTTTGTCTATTTGGTGCTGGCGGCACAGTACGAAAGTTTCGTTCTCCCGCTGGCGGTGTTGTTCTCTCTGCCTGCCGGTATATTCGGTTCTTTCCTTCTGCTGAAAGCCACAGGGCTCGCCAACGATGTTTATTCCCAAGTGGGTTTGGTGATGTTGATTGGCTTGCTCGGCAAGAACGCCGTTTTGATCGTGGAATACGCCGTTCAAAAACAAGCCCAGGGTATGTCCGTCAGGGAAGCGGCGATTGAGGGCGCGAAAGCGCGTTTCCGGCCGATTTTGATGACGTCTTTTGCCTTTATCGCCGGGTTGGTGCCGTTAGCGGTCGCCACCGGGGCGGGAGCGGTCGGCAACCGAACCATCGGCACCTCGGCCTTGGGCGGGATGCTTTTCGGAACCCTATTCGGCGTTCTGCTTATTCCAGGGCTCTATTACGTTTTCGCCAAGATGACGGAAGGTAAGAGATTAATTAAAGACGAAGACATTAACCCTCTAACGGAAACTTATCAGTACGGCACGAACGATGTCGAGGAGTAA